The following proteins come from a genomic window of Paenibacillus antri:
- a CDS encoding zinc-dependent alcohol dehydrogenase, producing MKALVVRQPGRMETVELPMPDVGPYEALVRIDLCVVCNSTDQMIVDGTLPFDFIRYPLVLGHETVGTVVDVGSKVTSFRIGDRVTRSGYKAHADAGVFAAWGGFAEYGIAEDVPALKRDGGKHGFATPKVIPESLSDREAALLISLSELHGFASQLELKGKTVLVLGTGIAGLGIAWFAKRFGAAKVVVAGRREERLALALASGADEVVDTRKPENLPDLRADVIVEASGSEDVFLHTFRLLAPSGHIAVYGVAEDAYRIPLSKGPRQFSLRHYDTNEAGSMDEVCRMMVEGEFPVDLWITHEWPFEDIDEAFRQVRSGAVVKGIVRMNEPKEELIE from the coding sequence TTGAAGGCGCTCGTCGTACGTCAACCGGGACGGATGGAGACGGTCGAACTGCCGATGCCGGACGTCGGTCCCTATGAAGCGCTCGTTCGGATCGATCTCTGCGTCGTCTGCAATTCGACCGATCAGATGATCGTCGACGGCACGCTGCCGTTCGATTTTATCCGCTATCCCTTAGTCTTGGGGCACGAGACGGTAGGGACGGTCGTCGACGTCGGGAGTAAGGTAACCTCGTTCCGCATCGGCGACCGAGTGACCCGCTCGGGCTACAAGGCGCATGCCGACGCCGGAGTATTCGCCGCATGGGGCGGCTTCGCGGAATACGGCATCGCCGAGGACGTTCCCGCGTTAAAGCGGGACGGCGGCAAGCACGGCTTCGCGACGCCGAAGGTCATACCGGAGAGCCTCTCCGACCGGGAGGCCGCCTTGCTGATCAGCCTCAGCGAGCTGCACGGCTTTGCGAGCCAGCTCGAGCTGAAGGGGAAGACCGTGCTCGTGCTCGGCACCGGCATCGCCGGGCTCGGCATCGCTTGGTTCGCGAAGCGCTTCGGCGCCGCCAAAGTCGTCGTCGCCGGCCGAAGGGAGGAGCGGCTCGCGCTGGCGCTCGCATCGGGGGCGGACGAGGTCGTCGACACGCGAAAGCCGGAGAACCTGCCGGATCTTCGGGCCGACGTCATCGTGGAAGCGTCCGGGAGCGAGGATGTGTTCCTGCATACGTTCCGGCTGCTTGCGCCGTCCGGTCACATCGCCGTGTACGGCGTCGCCGAGGACGCGTACCGAATCCCGTTATCCAAGGGTCCAAGGCAGTTTTCCCTTCGCCATTACGATACGAACGAAGCGGGTTCGATGGACGAGGTGTGCCGGATGATGGTCGAGGGGGAATTCCCCGTCGATCTGTGGATTACCCATGAATGGCCGTTCGAGGACATCGACGAAGCGTTCCGTCAAGTGCGTTCGGGCGCTGTCGTGAAAGGGATCGTACGGATGAACGAACCGAAGGAGGAACTTATCGAATGA
- a CDS encoding carbohydrate ABC transporter permease yields the protein MRDASLRESRAGAAGKHALLIGLSFLAIFPFYWALNTSFKSPGEIYSPSLFPAHWTFDNYVQAWQAIPMARMLTNSLTVAVGQTVTQLLTSVLAAYAFTRWEFRGRHALYALISLTWLVPFQVIMIPNYVVISDWGLRNSLLGLIIPNVASAFAVLQLYQTFRSFPKALVEAAQLDGASSWGILWRVIFPNLRASIASIGVLLFISSWNDYFWPLLVTNKPEYSTLQIGLQSFMSTEANQWGPLMAATTIASLPILLIYLLLQRQIIDSFVKGGLR from the coding sequence GTGAGAGACGCTTCATTGCGCGAGTCGAGAGCCGGCGCGGCAGGCAAGCATGCGCTGCTCATCGGGCTCAGCTTTCTTGCGATCTTCCCGTTTTATTGGGCGCTGAACACGTCGTTCAAGTCGCCGGGCGAAATTTACAGCCCTTCGCTGTTCCCCGCCCATTGGACGTTCGACAACTACGTGCAGGCATGGCAGGCGATCCCGATGGCGCGGATGCTCACGAACTCGCTGACCGTCGCCGTCGGCCAGACCGTTACGCAGCTGCTGACGAGCGTGCTGGCCGCTTACGCGTTCACGCGTTGGGAGTTCCGGGGCCGGCATGCGCTGTACGCGCTCATCTCCTTGACGTGGCTCGTCCCGTTCCAGGTCATCATGATCCCGAATTACGTCGTCATCAGCGACTGGGGCCTCCGCAACTCGCTGCTCGGCCTCATCATTCCGAATGTGGCGTCGGCGTTCGCGGTGCTTCAGCTGTACCAGACGTTCCGTTCGTTCCCGAAGGCGCTCGTCGAAGCGGCGCAGCTGGACGGCGCGTCAAGCTGGGGAATCCTATGGCGAGTGATCTTCCCGAATTTGCGCGCCTCGATCGCTTCGATCGGCGTCTTGTTGTTCATCTCGTCTTGGAACGATTATTTCTGGCCGCTGCTCGTCACGAACAAGCCCGAATATTCGACGCTTCAGATCGGCTTGCAATCGTTCATGTCCACGGAAGCGAACCAATGGGGGCCGCTCATGGCCGCGACGACGATCGCCAGCCTGCCGATCCTCTTGATTTATCTGCTCTTGCAACGACAAATTATCGACTCCTTCGTCAAAGGCGGTTTACGTTGA
- a CDS encoding tyrosine-protein phosphatase, with protein MAMHAEKKRLIPVVGAYNIRDLGGYATKEGRTTRWGAMFRADGLHRLTGEDKRLLEEMGIRTVVDLRHAREVEAKRNAFDGSETVDYVHVSLLNPASTGVREVRDLGDLYINLLEGAGSELKRVFEALAAGRGSAVLFHCAAGKDRTGVVAGLLLDLAGVPHDAIAEDYALTSACIAPILEELREGRPAGMSGEAYERFLESEPEYMLRMLRHLEAEHGGAEGYLRAIGLAAADIARLRARLVES; from the coding sequence ATGGCTATGCATGCGGAGAAGAAGCGCCTCATCCCCGTGGTAGGCGCTTATAATATACGGGATTTGGGCGGTTATGCGACGAAGGAAGGACGAACGACGCGGTGGGGCGCGATGTTCCGCGCCGACGGGTTGCATCGGTTGACCGGGGAGGATAAGCGGCTCCTCGAGGAGATGGGAATCCGCACCGTCGTCGATCTGCGTCACGCGCGGGAAGTGGAAGCGAAGCGGAACGCGTTCGACGGGTCGGAGACGGTCGATTATGTACATGTAAGTCTACTGAATCCGGCATCGACGGGCGTTCGAGAGGTGCGCGACCTCGGCGACTTGTATATCAACTTGCTCGAGGGCGCGGGCAGCGAATTGAAGCGGGTGTTCGAAGCGCTCGCCGCGGGCCGCGGAAGCGCGGTTCTGTTCCATTGCGCCGCCGGCAAGGACCGGACGGGCGTCGTCGCCGGGCTGCTGTTGGATCTAGCCGGCGTGCCGCATGACGCGATCGCGGAGGATTACGCGCTGACGTCGGCGTGCATCGCGCCGATTCTGGAGGAGCTGCGCGAAGGCCGTCCCGCGGGGATGTCGGGCGAGGCGTACGAGCGGTTTCTGGAGAGCGAGCCGGAGTACATGCTGCGCATGCTGCGGCATCTCGAAGCGGAACACGGCGGGGCGGAAGGGTACTTGCGCGCGATCGGCTTGGCTGCTGCGGATATCGCCCGGCTGCGCGCGAGGTTGGTAGAGAGTTGA
- a CDS encoding helix-turn-helix transcriptional regulator has product MEKIRSWFSKKYLQRIWLTVTLVIVVLVLISSITLYVSSERTVLQVHERANDKVLHQIDYNIRYMNEIVTNTASFLFFDTEVTYLRLAKELDDYLYIKSIGKLDAVTSSSSFVHSMFIYNGFHDDFFIANGAARYSVDERFRKNLNDYIHSQSLPRMRFVPYSFEASDPSNYGSFDMFLYAMYEPDAKGKIENMLVLAISPEWIFENIHMLNQTDLQQEGSFLILDGNRQLLFQKRQTGLVDPEELAVVNRRIDEAVADRGTFTIGKGKDRKVVTYLNIGVNDWVVLNVQPYDSVMSDVYDLRNTSIWITSIFMLIAVTVAVVATNVLYRPVDSFMRQLRQGGDESSQSKLRPKHDEFSYVTNRYKQMVDKLDLVKRDSEEKETIVKSFYIRKLLLNSMSITAEELAHFFGRHSGGGEAESSLYAVCVIKIDRLHDFDINTSPSEKRLYYFAISNIANELLSSVFRSETVDMRRDHMAAILSIPESKREGFMAEVEPIFRRIQEVANTYYKLSLTFAISEPFADIRGTTDHYARALAYSMYRIKYGHQSIITPEMAAEDTANLDFYVPEELERKLINGLKSNDPAVLGQFLDQYIELARQLTFDQTMQSYYQIIMTIRKTLKEINAFKLQPINVDMNRVYQSMMEKETIAEVKAVLAELFEDLTSEAKSIPSLDKNDVLLETIKELVAINYTDVNLSLQSIASMLHMSVSYVGRSFKKSEGCSVAEYINEVRLSQAEKLLSNKDYSVIEIMERVGFINQSQFFKLFKKKFGATPREYRLKKLIE; this is encoded by the coding sequence TTGGAAAAGATTCGGAGTTGGTTTTCCAAGAAGTACTTGCAACGCATCTGGCTGACGGTCACCTTGGTCATCGTGGTTCTGGTCCTGATTTCATCTATAACGCTGTACGTGAGTTCGGAGCGCACAGTGCTTCAGGTTCACGAACGCGCCAACGATAAGGTACTGCATCAAATCGACTATAACATACGGTATATGAACGAAATCGTGACGAATACCGCAAGCTTTCTGTTCTTCGACACCGAGGTGACCTACCTGCGCCTTGCGAAAGAATTGGATGACTACTTGTACATCAAGAGCATCGGCAAGCTGGACGCGGTCACGAGCAGTTCGTCCTTCGTTCATTCCATGTTTATTTATAACGGCTTCCACGACGACTTCTTCATCGCGAACGGCGCGGCGCGATATTCCGTCGACGAGCGGTTCCGGAAGAACCTTAACGACTATATCCATTCCCAATCGTTGCCCCGCATGCGATTCGTTCCTTATTCGTTCGAGGCGTCCGACCCGAGCAATTACGGGAGTTTCGATATGTTTTTATACGCGATGTACGAGCCGGACGCCAAGGGCAAGATCGAGAACATGCTCGTCTTGGCCATTTCGCCGGAGTGGATCTTCGAGAACATCCATATGCTGAACCAAACGGACTTGCAGCAGGAAGGCAGCTTCTTGATTCTCGACGGCAATCGGCAGTTGTTGTTTCAGAAAAGGCAAACGGGTCTGGTCGACCCGGAGGAGCTGGCCGTCGTCAACCGGCGGATCGACGAAGCCGTCGCCGACCGGGGTACGTTCACGATCGGCAAGGGGAAAGACCGCAAGGTCGTCACGTATCTAAATATCGGCGTCAACGACTGGGTCGTGTTGAACGTTCAGCCCTACGACTCCGTCATGAGCGACGTCTACGACTTGCGGAATACGTCCATCTGGATCACCTCGATCTTCATGCTGATCGCCGTCACGGTCGCCGTCGTCGCGACGAACGTCTTGTACCGGCCCGTCGACTCCTTCATGCGTCAGCTCAGGCAAGGCGGCGACGAATCGTCCCAGTCGAAGCTCCGGCCCAAGCATGACGAATTCTCTTACGTGACGAACCGTTACAAGCAGATGGTCGACAAGCTGGACTTGGTGAAGCGCGACTCGGAAGAGAAGGAAACGATCGTCAAGAGCTTCTATATTCGGAAGCTTCTGCTGAACAGCATGTCCATCACCGCCGAGGAGCTGGCGCACTTCTTCGGACGGCATTCGGGCGGCGGCGAAGCGGAAAGCTCCCTCTACGCGGTGTGCGTCATTAAGATCGATCGGTTGCACGATTTCGACATCAATACGAGCCCCAGCGAGAAGCGCTTGTATTACTTCGCCATCTCCAATATCGCGAACGAGCTGCTAAGCAGCGTCTTCCGGAGCGAGACCGTAGATATGCGACGCGACCATATGGCGGCGATTCTGTCGATTCCGGAGTCGAAGCGGGAGGGCTTTATGGCCGAGGTCGAGCCGATCTTCCGACGCATTCAAGAGGTCGCGAACACCTATTACAAGCTTTCCTTAACGTTCGCGATCAGCGAACCGTTCGCCGACATTCGCGGCACGACGGACCATTATGCGCGGGCGTTAGCATATTCCATGTACCGGATCAAATACGGGCATCAATCGATCATTACGCCGGAGATGGCGGCGGAGGATACGGCGAATCTGGACTTCTACGTTCCTGAAGAGCTGGAGCGAAAGCTGATCAACGGCCTGAAATCGAACGATCCGGCCGTCCTCGGTCAATTCTTAGACCAGTATATCGAGCTGGCGCGGCAGCTGACCTTCGATCAGACGATGCAGTCGTATTACCAAATCATTATGACGATTCGGAAGACGTTGAAGGAAATCAATGCATTCAAGCTGCAGCCGATCAACGTCGACATGAACCGGGTGTATCAAAGCATGATGGAGAAGGAGACGATCGCCGAAGTCAAGGCGGTGTTGGCCGAGCTGTTCGAGGACTTGACGAGCGAAGCGAAGTCGATCCCGTCGCTGGACAAGAACGACGTGCTGCTCGAGACGATCAAGGAGCTCGTCGCGATCAATTACACCGACGTCAATCTGAGCTTGCAGAGCATCGCCTCTATGCTGCATATGTCCGTGTCTTACGTAGGGCGCAGCTTCAAGAAGAGCGAGGGCTGCTCCGTCGCCGAATATATTAACGAAGTGAGGCTGTCGCAAGCGGAAAAGCTGCTCTCCAATAAAGATTACAGCGTGATCGAAATCATGGAGCGGGTCGGGTTTATAAATCAAAGCCAGTTTTTCAAGCTATTCAAGAAAAAGTTCGGCGCGACCCCCCGGGAGTACCGCTTGAAGAAACTGATCGAATGA
- a CDS encoding zinc-dependent alcohol dehydrogenase, translated as MRTTTDAIWFERAKSAVYAPVELPDPGPRDLVVRAEYSGVSMGTEIWYYSGRRTGDIRFPAVPGYQTVGIVESAGADVVGFAPGDRVFVSKGNISEKHPRNWFGAHMRTLVADFETAIKIEDGIDPREAVFSGMPAVSMRGFGYLKTQPGDKVIVIGQGMIGQMSAQLSKIHGLHVMATDHYPMRVEMSAAHSSHRAVTASEVDLVAWVKEQTDGAGADIVIDTTGVPSIFKQCVDLVRHRGQIVMQGWYPEPISVDFHLTHLKEPTVYFPCGFYKEAQLQALGWLKTGELKIDPLITHVFHPKDCQEAYQLMLQRPAETLNVLFDWEQ; from the coding sequence ATGAGGACAACGACCGACGCGATCTGGTTCGAACGAGCGAAAAGCGCCGTCTACGCGCCTGTGGAATTGCCCGATCCCGGTCCTCGGGACTTGGTCGTCCGGGCGGAATATTCCGGCGTATCGATGGGGACGGAAATTTGGTATTACAGCGGTCGCCGCACGGGCGATATTCGATTCCCTGCCGTTCCCGGGTATCAGACCGTCGGCATCGTCGAATCGGCGGGCGCCGACGTAGTAGGCTTCGCCCCCGGAGACCGCGTCTTCGTCAGCAAGGGCAACATTTCCGAGAAGCATCCGCGGAACTGGTTCGGCGCGCATATGCGCACGCTCGTGGCGGATTTCGAAACGGCGATCAAGATCGAGGACGGGATCGACCCGCGGGAAGCGGTGTTCAGCGGAATGCCGGCGGTCAGCATGAGAGGCTTCGGGTACCTGAAGACGCAGCCGGGGGACAAGGTCATCGTCATCGGTCAAGGAATGATCGGCCAGATGTCGGCGCAGCTGTCGAAAATCCACGGATTGCACGTCATGGCGACCGACCATTACCCGATGCGCGTCGAGATGTCGGCGGCGCACTCCTCTCATCGGGCGGTTACGGCTTCGGAGGTCGATCTCGTCGCTTGGGTGAAGGAGCAGACCGACGGGGCGGGGGCGGATATCGTCATCGATACGACGGGGGTGCCTTCGATTTTCAAGCAATGCGTAGACTTGGTTCGGCATCGCGGGCAGATCGTCATGCAGGGCTGGTACCCGGAGCCGATCTCCGTGGACTTCCACCTGACCCACCTGAAGGAGCCTACCGTGTATTTCCCTTGCGGGTTCTATAAGGAAGCGCAGCTTCAAGCGCTCGGTTGGTTGAAGACGGGGGAGCTGAAGATCGATCCGTTGATCACCCATGTCTTCCATCCGAAGGATTGTCAGGAAGCGTATCAGCTCATGCTGCAGCGTCCGGCCGAAACCTTGAACGTCTTGTTCGATTGGGAGCAATAA
- a CDS encoding alpha-L-fucosidase: MSEIADRQHAMIHSKSSFAGQRPFRRNEHPEAQWFGDGSMGLFVHWGLSSVSAKVDLSWGMIADTPWDTDPERKMMPEAYFALAERFRPRAYDPDAWLKAASDAGFRYAVLTTKHHDGFALWPSRHGDFHTGRFADAADYVRPYIEACRKYGLKVGLYYSPPDWYFQRHEMSFRFQSKGTPESPHYGLRHEPIDLAPPSAERIEAHKKHIRGQIEELLTNYGTIDLLWFDGGPEALSIEDIRAMQPSIVVNSRMHGYGDYETPERTMPERAPDGWWELCDIWPEGSGWGYTEPHRYQPTEWVLSRWAQVKALGGNYLINVAPNADGELPPEYYERIRELGAALRG, encoded by the coding sequence ATGAGCGAAATCGCGGATCGACAGCATGCGATGATTCATTCGAAGTCTTCGTTCGCGGGGCAGCGTCCTTTCCGACGCAACGAGCACCCCGAGGCGCAATGGTTCGGCGACGGCAGCATGGGCTTGTTCGTCCACTGGGGCCTCTCGAGCGTGAGCGCCAAGGTCGACTTGTCGTGGGGCATGATCGCGGACACGCCGTGGGACACCGATCCGGAGCGCAAGATGATGCCGGAAGCGTATTTCGCCCTCGCCGAGAGGTTCCGGCCGCGGGCGTACGACCCCGACGCTTGGCTGAAGGCGGCGAGCGACGCCGGCTTCCGTTACGCCGTTCTGACAACGAAGCATCATGACGGCTTCGCGCTGTGGCCGAGCCGACACGGCGATTTTCACACCGGCCGCTTCGCCGACGCGGCGGACTACGTACGACCGTACATCGAGGCCTGCAGGAAATACGGGCTAAAGGTAGGCCTCTACTATTCCCCGCCGGACTGGTATTTCCAACGTCATGAGATGTCCTTCCGCTTCCAAAGCAAGGGCACGCCCGAATCGCCGCATTACGGCCTGCGGCACGAACCGATCGACCTCGCCCCGCCGTCGGCGGAGCGGATCGAAGCGCATAAGAAGCATATTCGCGGTCAAATCGAGGAGCTGTTAACGAATTACGGGACGATCGACCTGCTCTGGTTCGACGGCGGGCCCGAGGCGCTGTCGATCGAAGACATCCGGGCGATGCAGCCCTCGATCGTCGTCAACTCCAGAATGCATGGGTACGGGGATTACGAGACGCCGGAGCGGACGATGCCGGAGCGGGCGCCGGACGGATGGTGGGAGCTGTGCGATATTTGGCCCGAGGGCTCGGGTTGGGGGTACACCGAGCCGCATCGGTACCAACCGACGGAGTGGGTGCTGAGCCGTTGGGCCCAAGTGAAGGCGTTAGGGGGGAATTACTTGATCAACGTCGCGCCGAACGCCGACGGCGAGCTGCCGCCGGAATATTACGAGCGTATTCGCGAGCTCGGCGCCGCGCTCCGCGGTTAG
- a CDS encoding GntR family transcriptional regulator — MEATLSDRSMGKRGAARPSLEKKAYQDIRARIISAEFLPGMLLSENELADTLGMSRTPIRAAISLLETEGFLESVRGRGVFVKEISFREFREMFEVLVSMQLFALDVAAARGHAFDLPALREQLERQAFAAESGDYEAYYDSSLRFVGTMVASCGNESMRNILETIKGKYMFKMLSFRKMNARSLPKPTHARSAHARIYDALERGDPAGAREAVLALNAFVYDQFSVFDI, encoded by the coding sequence ATGGAAGCCACATTGTCCGATCGATCTATGGGAAAGAGGGGGGCGGCCCGGCCGTCCCTCGAGAAGAAGGCATATCAAGACATTCGCGCGCGAATTATTTCGGCGGAATTTTTACCGGGCATGTTATTGTCGGAAAACGAGTTGGCCGACACGCTCGGCATGAGCCGGACGCCGATCCGTGCGGCCATCTCGCTGCTCGAGACGGAGGGCTTCCTGGAGTCCGTCCGGGGTCGCGGCGTATTCGTGAAGGAAATTTCGTTCCGCGAGTTCCGCGAGATGTTCGAGGTGCTCGTCTCGATGCAGCTGTTCGCGCTGGACGTCGCGGCCGCCCGCGGACACGCCTTCGACTTGCCGGCGCTGCGGGAGCAGCTGGAACGGCAAGCGTTCGCCGCCGAGTCGGGCGATTACGAGGCGTATTACGACAGCTCGCTGCGATTCGTCGGAACGATGGTGGCGAGCTGCGGTAACGAAAGCATGCGGAACATTCTTGAGACTATCAAAGGTAAATATATGTTCAAGATGCTTTCTTTTCGGAAAATGAACGCCCGCTCGCTCCCGAAGCCGACGCACGCCAGAAGCGCCCATGCGCGCATCTACGACGCGCTGGAGCGCGGCGATCCGGCCGGCGCGAGGGAAGCGGTGCTCGCGTTGAACGCGTTCGTGTACGATCAATTCAGCGTGTTCGACATCTAA
- a CDS encoding ABC transporter substrate-binding protein, whose protein sequence is MFHTKTKLGGLLALTMLFASACGNANGTVDGTAAAAGGTDVGEKVKITFYSYNLAIASQKEGTQQLIDEFEAAHPQIDIDPIAVASTEINTKVQADIAAGASPDVAQLVFDGLDYAVHNYNAKALEDVVPAEELSKTFEGFSPNGLELGRLNGKTYGLPFTFSTPVLFYNAKLFADAGLDPNAPPTTWAEVKEAALQIAGKTEAEGVHIGGSAGNDWIVQALIGSNGGEVLSDDRASIRFGEPEAVEAIRMWQDMVLSGAHDKLNDGEVIQAFSEGKLGMLLYTSALQSAFIQASQAGGWELKAAAMPSFGDKPTTPVNSGSALFILSGDEAKQKAAWEFLKFVTSERGYTIITSKIGYLPLRPAIVDDPNYLKDWVEANPLVKPNLEQLTRLRPWISYPGPNWLQIETTLLEAVQQSIQGTGDVAAIMQEAQSRAQSLMP, encoded by the coding sequence ATGTTCCATACGAAAACGAAGCTTGGCGGTTTACTGGCGCTGACGATGCTGTTCGCGTCGGCGTGCGGCAATGCGAACGGAACGGTCGACGGGACGGCGGCCGCCGCGGGCGGAACGGACGTTGGGGAGAAAGTCAAAATCACGTTCTACTCCTACAATCTTGCGATCGCCAGCCAGAAGGAAGGTACGCAGCAGCTGATCGACGAGTTCGAGGCCGCGCATCCGCAGATCGACATCGATCCGATCGCCGTCGCTTCCACGGAAATCAACACGAAGGTGCAAGCGGACATCGCCGCGGGGGCCAGCCCGGACGTGGCGCAGCTCGTGTTCGACGGGCTCGATTACGCGGTCCACAATTACAATGCCAAGGCGCTGGAGGATGTCGTGCCGGCCGAGGAGCTGTCGAAGACGTTCGAAGGGTTCTCGCCCAACGGGCTGGAGCTCGGCAGACTGAACGGCAAGACGTACGGGCTTCCGTTCACCTTCAGCACGCCGGTCTTGTTCTATAACGCGAAGCTGTTCGCGGACGCGGGACTCGACCCGAACGCGCCGCCGACGACGTGGGCGGAGGTGAAGGAGGCCGCGCTGCAGATCGCCGGCAAGACGGAGGCGGAGGGCGTACATATCGGCGGCTCGGCGGGCAACGACTGGATCGTGCAGGCGCTCATCGGCAGCAACGGCGGCGAGGTGCTGTCCGACGATCGCGCGTCGATCCGCTTCGGCGAGCCGGAGGCGGTCGAAGCGATCCGGATGTGGCAGGATATGGTGCTGAGCGGAGCGCACGACAAGCTGAACGACGGCGAAGTCATTCAAGCGTTCAGCGAAGGCAAGCTCGGCATGCTGCTTTATACGAGCGCGCTGCAGAGCGCCTTCATCCAAGCGTCGCAGGCCGGAGGCTGGGAGCTTAAAGCGGCCGCGATGCCGTCCTTCGGCGACAAGCCGACGACGCCGGTCAATTCGGGAAGCGCGCTGTTCATCTTGTCCGGCGACGAAGCGAAGCAGAAGGCGGCTTGGGAGTTCCTGAAGTTCGTGACGAGCGAACGCGGCTATACGATCATTACGTCCAAGATCGGGTATTTGCCGCTTCGTCCCGCGATCGTCGACGACCCGAATTACTTGAAGGATTGGGTCGAAGCGAATCCGCTGGTGAAGCCGAATCTGGAGCAGCTGACGCGCCTGCGTCCGTGGATTTCTTACCCGGGCCCGAACTGGCTTCAGATCGAGACGACGCTGCTGGAGGCGGTCCAGCAATCGATCCAGGGGACGGGCGACGTCGCGGCGATTATGCAAGAGGCGCAGAGCCGGGCGCAGTCGTTGATGCCATGA
- a CDS encoding carbohydrate ABC transporter permease has protein sequence MMNGGAIVSKMSARGRSNRLPRSGKRLTLGKALPYLYLLPALLSIGYWIYRPLVSTFQLSFYEWNMLPMSPKTFVGWSNFAKLFALPEMGKALLNTLIYTVGVLPFSLLLPLVIAILTDRIGGRARNLYRALIFVPMIMAPVAVSSVWSWMLNPMGGIVNQTLRTVFGMEEPIRFFTDANWAIWSITFITGWKLIGFSTLIFSAALTGINKEYVEAARMDRAGPWQILRYVLLPLLSPTILFMTMLSVLFASEWSFSYVNVLTQGGPLGSTTNLYYVLWTYGFKTFAVGWSSAAAVLVFVGSGLVALGQMKLSSRLSFYDN, from the coding sequence ATGATGAACGGCGGAGCGATTGTATCGAAAATGTCCGCGCGCGGCAGGAGCAACCGCCTGCCCCGCTCGGGCAAGAGGTTAACGCTCGGGAAGGCGCTCCCGTATTTGTACCTGCTGCCCGCGCTGCTGTCGATCGGGTACTGGATTTACCGGCCGCTCGTCAGCACGTTCCAGCTCAGCTTCTATGAGTGGAATATGCTGCCGATGTCGCCGAAGACGTTCGTCGGGTGGAGTAACTTCGCGAAGCTGTTCGCGCTTCCCGAGATGGGGAAGGCGCTGCTGAATACGCTCATCTATACGGTCGGCGTGCTCCCGTTTTCCCTGCTTCTTCCGCTCGTCATCGCGATTCTTACGGACCGGATCGGAGGACGGGCGCGGAACTTGTACCGCGCGCTCATCTTCGTCCCGATGATCATGGCCCCGGTCGCGGTGTCCTCGGTCTGGAGCTGGATGCTGAATCCGATGGGCGGCATCGTCAATCAGACGCTGCGGACGGTATTCGGGATGGAGGAGCCGATCCGCTTCTTCACGGACGCGAATTGGGCGATCTGGTCGATTACGTTCATCACCGGCTGGAAGCTGATCGGGTTCAGCACGTTGATTTTCTCGGCGGCGCTGACCGGCATCAATAAGGAGTACGTCGAAGCGGCGCGCATGGATCGGGCGGGACCCTGGCAGATCCTTCGGTACGTGCTGCTTCCGCTGCTGTCGCCGACGATCTTGTTCATGACGATGCTCAGCGTCCTGTTCGCCTCGGAGTGGAGCTTCTCCTATGTGAACGTACTGACGCAGGGCGGACCGCTCGGCTCGACGACGAACCTGTATTACGTCCTGTGGACGTACGGGTTTAAGACGTTCGCCGTCGGGTGGAGCTCCGCGGCGGCCGTGCTCGTCTTCGTCGGCTCGGGCCTCGTCGCCCTCGGACAGATGAAGCTGTCGAGCAGACTGTCGTTTTACGACAACTAA